One Ahaetulla prasina isolate Xishuangbanna chromosome 1, ASM2864084v1, whole genome shotgun sequence DNA window includes the following coding sequences:
- the ZC3H13 gene encoding zinc finger CCCH domain-containing protein 13 isoform X7 — translation MKNKRQDIESESQKHNTEEQPSPVRVGCICLQDFYNSIRSREKESTRGRHRGKEDIKITKERTPESEEENPDWETNRDDSDNGDVNYDYDHELSLEMKRQKIQRELMKLEEENMDKREEIVIKKEISPEAVRSKLSSSPSPRKSSKSPKLRTSPKTSSTATKREKKVSAVSSPLMEQQRNSKNNHNKKKGPRTPSPPPPVQEDSTQGKKHKEKYKAKERVEEKPKEIKERGRDFERHNKEKKEKQRDHSESSHRQRRSPSPEDHSGSNSSSREYSPATRRRQTSWAPTKSSSHKHSFSPSRRSASPPTQHHSPVSSMHHSSSSQSGSSIQRRSPSPRHKRTPSPSYKRTTSPPVGRSSSPYPHRASPSPQQKQSSSRHRSPVRERSRHDHERISQSHDRRHERRDETRGKRGRERDNRDERDYDQEQSTLRDHRDDRESRDGRDRRETRDNRERRDPRESRDSRDARDFSRDNKESRDQRDLRSTRDSHDYRDRECREHKKEEQYLEESRSYARAHGREDNSRAESRTDSRSETRNESRTSGRSRGRGPELTDKVGNRGTRGSQVDSHNSSSSYHDNWESRSNYPDRDRYESREHARDSSFERRHGERDKRDNRERDQRQSSPIRHQGRNDDIDRDERLEERRVDRNEDRRDERPREREREREREREAERDRARERERERERDKDRERERDREHDRERDRERERERERERERERERERERERGRERDKERERQREWDDKERGREERRDKREDVREERTTRDSREERKSKKRHRNESSPSPRKSPKRRREHSPDSDAYNSGEDQNEKRRLLSQVVRPQESRSLSPSRLSEEKQSRWKESERKPERKESLRHYEESDYKERGTSGDKQREQREGNESTRTRIQDNVSKRDSEEHEAVDHMHEDKKKAKIQKKTAKKKKEDDGGGLERYISELPVEKTPVFSPKKGQKKKNAEKKRKRSKGDSEASEEDSGPHQKKKKGPRTPPVTMKEEVVAAAPEKTAVVEVVPKREDTTFSDWSDEDVPERGETVLERTSEEPHRTSHRTRGETMEVSHGVEETPHLRPAEQKRSSSLCSNRSRTSSRLRSPSNDSAHRSGDDQAAVKKILHSSSSDRDQRCLEIAGERKSRIDQLKRGVASRSTSSDRQDSRSHSSRRSSPESDRQGHSRSGSFDSRERVQDRDRHEHDRERERERRDGRQRDWDREAAKSEWLRSRDRDRIRERDRQREKRRDLDREKERPLSETLERERGVSTSSQAEISKHSETKASKDHQAFEATSLDSSSQEKERQDKDLSSLQGFEDGIEAEKVENVEGGDDETKIDDMQSMESGAGEYEPISDDELDEILAGDAEKRDDQQDEEKMPDPVDVIDVDWSSLMPKRPKEPREPGAALLKFTPAAVMLRVGISKQLAGPQLFTKIKETCQRSLEKPKDAESLFEHEFGALNMAALLRKEERAGLLCNLGPCCKALCFRRDSAIRKQLVKNEKGTTKQTYTNPPVVDNELLRLSLRLFKRKTVQQGSGPDKTEDTKLSQPYVPEMCLS, via the exons AGAATAAGCGGCAAGACATTGAAAGTGAATCCCagaaacataatacagaagaacaGCCTTCTCCTGTTAGGGTAGGATGCATATGTCTCCAGGATTTCTACAATAGTATAAGAAGCAGAGAG AAAGAGTCTACAAGAGGGAGGCACAGGGGAAAGGAAGATATTAAAATTACTAAAGAAAGGACTCcagaaagtgaagaagaaaatCCTGACTGGGAAACAAATAGAGACG ATTCTGATAACGGAGATGTTAATTATGATTACGACCATGAATTGTCTTTGGAAATGAAGCGCCAGAAGATCCAGAGAGAGTTAATGAAGCTTGAAGAAGAAAACATGgataaaagagaagaaatagtaattaaaaaagaG ATTTCTCCAGAGGCAGTTAGATCAAAATTATCATCCTCACCTTCACCAAGAAAATCAAGTAAATCTCCAAAATTAAGGACAAGCCCTAAAACGTCCTCCACTGCCACTAAGAGGGAGAAGAAGGTTTCAGCGGTATCTTCCCCACTCATGGAGCAACAGAG AAATTCAAAAAATAACCACAATAAAAAGAAAGGCCCTCGCACGCCTAGCCCACCACCTCCAGTACAAGAAGACTCTACCCAAGGGAAAAAACATAAGGAAAAATATAAAGCTAAAGAGAGGGTAGAAGAAAAGCCAAAGGAGATTAAGGAAAGGGGACGTGATTTTGAGagacataataaagaaaaaaaagagaagcaaag GGATCACTCAGAAAGTTCCCACAGACAGAGACGTTCACCTAGTCCAGAAGACCATTCTGGTAGCAATTCTTCTTCACGAGAGTATTCTCCTGCCACAAGAAGAAGGCAGACATCTTGGGCGCCAACTAAATCCAGCAGCCATAAACATTCTTTTTCACCCTCCCGCag GTCTGCTTCACCACCAACACAGCATCATTCTCCTGTATCGTCGATGCATCATTCTTCTTCATCTCAGTCGGGTTCTTCTATTCAAAGACGTTCTCCATCACCACGTCACAAAAGAACCCCTTCCCCCTCTTACAAAAGGACAACTTCCCCACCCGTAGGTCGGTCTTCTTCTCCTTATCCTCACCGAGCATCGCCTTCTCCACAGCAAAAGCAGTCATCTTCCAGGCATCGTTCCCCAGTTAGAGAGAGAAGCCGGCATGATCACGAGCGGATTTCACAGTCACACGATCGTCGCCATGAAAGAAGAGATG aaacaagaggaaaaaggggaagagaaagagacaacAGGGATGAACGGGACTATGACCAAGAGCAAAGTACCCTCAGAGATCACAGAGATGATCGAGAATCCCGGGACGGACGAGATCGAAGGGAAACCAGAGATAACAGAGAACGCAGAGATCCAAGAGAATCTCGGGATTCACGTGATGCCAGGGATTTCAGTAGAGACAATAAAGAAAGCCGGGATCAGAGGGACTTACGTTCTACACGTGATTCACATGACTACAGGGACAGAGAGTGTCGAGAACATAAGAAAGAGGAGCAGTATTTGGAGGAATCGCGTAGCTATGCAAGAGCCCATGGCAGGGAAGATAATTCTCGTGCTGAGAGTCGGACAGATTCAAGaagtgaaacaagaaatgaatccaGAACATCTGGAAGAAGCAGAGGGAGAGGTCCTGAATTAACAGACAAGG TAGGCAATCGAGGAACAAGAGGCTCTCAAGTTGATAGTCATAATTCTAGTAGTAGCTACCATGACAACTGGGAATCACGGAGCAATTACCCTGACAGGGATCGCTATGAAAGCCGTGAACATGCAAGAGATTCTTCTTTTGAAAGAAGACACGGAGAAAGGGATAAGCGTGACAATAGAGAAAGAG ATCAGAGGCAAAGCTCACCCATACGACACCAGGGAAGAAATGATGATATTGATCGTGATGAAAGACTGGAAGAACGAAGAGTAGACAGGAATGAAGATAGGAGGGATGAAAGACCTAGGGagcgagaaagggagagggaaagagagagagaagcagaacGTGATCGGGCCCGTGAGCGAGaacgtgagagagaaagagataaggaCAGGGAACGGGAACGGGATAGAGAACATGACAGAGAACGGGACCGAGAACGGGAAAGGGAGCGGGAAAGAGaacgggaaagagaaagagaacgagaaagggaaagagagcggGGCCGGGAAAGAGACAAAGAACGGGAACGACAGAGAGAGTGGGATGACAAAGAGCGAGGAAGAGAAGAACGCAGGGACAAGAGAGAAGATGTTCGTGAAGAAAGGACCACAAGAGATAGTCGTGAAGAGAGGAAATCAAa AAAACGTCACAGAAATGAAAGTAGCCCCAGCCCTCGGAAATCTCCTAAACGCCGCCGTGAGCATTCACCTGATAGTGATGCCTACAATAGTGGAGAAGATCAGA atGAAAAACGACGTTTATTGAGTCAGGTTGTACGTCCTCAGGAATCACGTTCACTTAGTCCTTCACGCCTTTCAGAAGAGAAGCAGAGCCGTtggaaagagagcgagagaaagcCAGAGCGAAAGGAAAGCCTGAGACATTATGAAGAAAGCGATTACAAAGAACGGGGTACTTCTGGGGACAAACAGCGAGAGCAGCGAGAGGGAAATGAGAGTACAAGGACCAGAATCCAAGATAATGTAAGCAAACGGGATTCTGAAGAGCACGAGGCAGTAGATCACATGCACGAAGACAAGAAGAAAgctaaaatacagaaaaaaacagcaaagaagaagaaagaggacgaTGGTGGTGGGTTAGAGCGCTATATCAGTGAACTGCCAGTGGAGAAAACTCCAGTGTTTTCTCCCAAGAAaggtcagaaaaagaaaaatgctgaaaAGAAGCGCAAGAGATCCAAGGGAGATTCTGAGGCTTCTGAAGAAGACAGTGGCCCccatcagaagaagaaaaaaggcccCAGGACACCACCCGTAACCATGAAAGAAGAAGTGGTGGCAGCAGCACCTGAGAAAACTGCAGTAGTGGAAGTTGTTCCCAAGAGGGAGGACACAACGTTTAGTGACTGGTCAGATGAAGACGTTCCAGAGCGTGGGGAAACGGTTCTAGAAAGGACTTCTGAGGAGCCCCATAGAACTAGCCACCGTACACGAGGCGAAACCATGGAGGTTTCTCATGGGGTTGAAGAAACCCCTCACCTCCGCCCTGCAGAGCAGAAGCGTAGCAGCAGCCTCTGTAGCAACAGGAGCCGTACTTCAAGTAGACTCCGATCACCCTCTAATGATTCTGCACATCGCAGCGGAGATGACCAGGCGGCAGTTAAGAAGATCTTACACAGCAGTTCAAGCGACAGAGACCAGAGATGCCTTGAAATTGCAGGAGAGCGGAAGTCCAGAATCGATCAGCTGAAACGAGGGGTTGCCAGCCGTAGCACCTCTTCTG ATCGACAAGATTCAAGGAGTCACAGTTCAAGGCGAAGTTCTCCTGAATCTGATCGCCAAGGTCACTCCAGATCTGGGTCCTTTGACAGCAGAGAAAGAGTGCAGGACAGAGACCGACATGAGCATGATCGTGAACGGGAAAGAGAGAGACGAGACGGGAGGCAGAGAGATTGGGACCGAGAGGCAGCTAAATCAGAATGGTTGAGGAGCAGAGACCGGGACAGGATTCGGGAACGAGACAGACAGCGAGAAAAACGAAGAGATCTGGACCGTGAAAAAGAACGCCCGCTCtctgaaactctggaaagagagagaggtgtcAGCACTTCCTCTCAAGCAGAAATATCCAAGCACAGTGAGACAAAAGCAAGTAAAGATCATCAGGCTTTTGAGGCCACCTCTCTGGATTCTTCTTCCCAAGAGAAGGAAAGGCAGGATAAAGACCTAAGTTCTTTGCAAGGATTTGAAGATGGAATTGAAGCAGAGAAAGTGGAGAACGTAGAAG GTGGAGATgatgaaacaaaaatagatgaTATGCAGTCAATGGAATCCGGTGCTGGAGAATATGAGCCAATCAGTGATGATGAATTGGATGAAATTTTGGCAGGTGATGCTGAAAAAAGAGACGATCAGCAAGATGAGGAGAAGATGCCAG ATCCGGTGGATGTCATTGATGTAGATTGGTCTAGCCTGATGCCAAAACGGCCAAAAGAGCCCCGGGAGCCTGGAGCTGCTCTCTTAAAATTTACTCCAGCTGCTGTTATGTTAAGAGTTGGCATTTCTAAACAACTGGCTGGCCCTCAGCTCTTCACAAAGATAAAAGAAACTTGCCAGAGATCTTTGGAGAAACCTAAAG ATGCAGAGAGCCTTTTTGAGCATGAATTTGGGGCTTTGAATATGGCTGCCCTACTGCGAAAAGAAGAGCGAGCCGGACTGCTGTGCAACCTGGGTCCTTGCTGTAAAGCTCTTTGCTTTCGGAGGGATTCTGCAATCCGCAAGCAGCTTGTGAAAAATGAAAAG GGTACAACAAAACAAACCTACACAAATCCTCCAGTGGTGGACAATGAGTTGCTACGGCTAAGCCTTCGATTGTTTAAACGCAAGACTGTGCAGCAAGGGTCTGGACCAGATAAGACAGAAGACActaaactttcacaaccatatgtTCCAGAAATGTGCCTGTCCTGA
- the ZC3H13 gene encoding zinc finger CCCH domain-containing protein 13 isoform X8: MKNKRQDIESESQKHNTEEQPSPVRKESTRGRHRGKEDIKITKERTPESEEENPDWETNRDDSDNGDVNYDYDHELSLEMKRQKIQRELMKLEEENMDKREEIVIKKEISPEAVRSKLSSSPSPRKSSKSPKLRTSPKTSSTATKREKKVSAVSSPLMEQQRNSKNNHNKKKGPRTPSPPPPVQEDSTQGKKHKEKYKAKERVEEKPKEIKERGRDFERHNKEKKEKQRDHSESSHRQRRSPSPEDHSGSNSSSREYSPATRRRQTSWAPTKSSSHKHSFSPSRRSASPPTQHHSPVSSMHHSSSSQSGSSIQRRSPSPRHKRTPSPSYKRTTSPPVGRSSSPYPHRASPSPQQKQSSSRHRSPVRERSRHDHERISQSHDRRHERRDETRGKRGRERDNRDERDYDQEQSTLRDHRDDRESRDGRDRRETRDNRERRDPRESRDSRDARDFSRDNKESRDQRDLRSTRDSHDYRDRECREHKKEEQYLEESRSYARAHGREDNSRAESRTDSRSETRNESRTSGRSRGRGPELTDKVGNRGTRGSQVDSHNSSSSYHDNWESRSNYPDRDRYESREHARDSSFERRHGERDKRDNRERDQRQSSPIRHQGRNDDIDRDERLEERRVDRNEDRRDERPREREREREREREAERDRARERERERERDKDRERERDREHDRERDRERERERERERERERERERERERGRERDKERERQREWDDKERGREERRDKREDVREERTTRDSREERKSKKRHRNESSPSPRKSPKRRREHSPDSDAYNSGEDQNEKRRLLSQVVRPQESRSLSPSRLSEEKQSRWKESERKPERKESLRHYEESDYKERGTSGDKQREQREGNESTRTRIQDNVSKRDSEEHEAVDHMHEDKKKAKIQKKTAKKKKEDDGGGLERYISELPVEKTPVFSPKKGQKKKNAEKKRKRSKGDSEASEEDSGPHQKKKKGPRTPPVTMKEEVVAAAPEKTAVVEVVPKREDTTFSDWSDEDVPERGETVLERTSEEPHRTSHRTRGETMEVSHGVEETPHLRPAEQKRSSSLCSNRSRTSSRLRSPSNDSAHRSGDDQAAVKKILHSSSSDRDQRCLEIAGERKSRIDQLKRGVASRSTSSDRQDSRSHSSRRSSPESDRQGHSRSGSFDSRERVQDRDRHEHDRERERERRDGRQRDWDREAAKSEWLRSRDRDRIRERDRQREKRRDLDREKERPLSETLERERGVSTSSQAEISKHSETKASKDHQAFEATSLDSSSQEKERQDKDLSSLQGFEDGIEAEKVENVEGGDDETKIDDMQSMESGAGEYEPISDDELDEILAGDAEKRDDQQDEEKMPDPVDVIDVDWSSLMPKRPKEPREPGAALLKFTPAAVMLRVGISKQLAGPQLFTKIKETCQRSLEKPKDAESLFEHEFGALNMAALLRKEERAGLLCNLGPCCKALCFRRDSAIRKQLVKNEKGTTKQTYTNPPVVDNELLRLSLRLFKRKTVQQGSGPDKTEDTKLSQPYVPEMCLS, from the exons AGAATAAGCGGCAAGACATTGAAAGTGAATCCCagaaacataatacagaagaacaGCCTTCTCCTGTTAGG AAAGAGTCTACAAGAGGGAGGCACAGGGGAAAGGAAGATATTAAAATTACTAAAGAAAGGACTCcagaaagtgaagaagaaaatCCTGACTGGGAAACAAATAGAGACG ATTCTGATAACGGAGATGTTAATTATGATTACGACCATGAATTGTCTTTGGAAATGAAGCGCCAGAAGATCCAGAGAGAGTTAATGAAGCTTGAAGAAGAAAACATGgataaaagagaagaaatagtaattaaaaaagaG ATTTCTCCAGAGGCAGTTAGATCAAAATTATCATCCTCACCTTCACCAAGAAAATCAAGTAAATCTCCAAAATTAAGGACAAGCCCTAAAACGTCCTCCACTGCCACTAAGAGGGAGAAGAAGGTTTCAGCGGTATCTTCCCCACTCATGGAGCAACAGAG AAATTCAAAAAATAACCACAATAAAAAGAAAGGCCCTCGCACGCCTAGCCCACCACCTCCAGTACAAGAAGACTCTACCCAAGGGAAAAAACATAAGGAAAAATATAAAGCTAAAGAGAGGGTAGAAGAAAAGCCAAAGGAGATTAAGGAAAGGGGACGTGATTTTGAGagacataataaagaaaaaaaagagaagcaaag GGATCACTCAGAAAGTTCCCACAGACAGAGACGTTCACCTAGTCCAGAAGACCATTCTGGTAGCAATTCTTCTTCACGAGAGTATTCTCCTGCCACAAGAAGAAGGCAGACATCTTGGGCGCCAACTAAATCCAGCAGCCATAAACATTCTTTTTCACCCTCCCGCag GTCTGCTTCACCACCAACACAGCATCATTCTCCTGTATCGTCGATGCATCATTCTTCTTCATCTCAGTCGGGTTCTTCTATTCAAAGACGTTCTCCATCACCACGTCACAAAAGAACCCCTTCCCCCTCTTACAAAAGGACAACTTCCCCACCCGTAGGTCGGTCTTCTTCTCCTTATCCTCACCGAGCATCGCCTTCTCCACAGCAAAAGCAGTCATCTTCCAGGCATCGTTCCCCAGTTAGAGAGAGAAGCCGGCATGATCACGAGCGGATTTCACAGTCACACGATCGTCGCCATGAAAGAAGAGATG aaacaagaggaaaaaggggaagagaaagagacaacAGGGATGAACGGGACTATGACCAAGAGCAAAGTACCCTCAGAGATCACAGAGATGATCGAGAATCCCGGGACGGACGAGATCGAAGGGAAACCAGAGATAACAGAGAACGCAGAGATCCAAGAGAATCTCGGGATTCACGTGATGCCAGGGATTTCAGTAGAGACAATAAAGAAAGCCGGGATCAGAGGGACTTACGTTCTACACGTGATTCACATGACTACAGGGACAGAGAGTGTCGAGAACATAAGAAAGAGGAGCAGTATTTGGAGGAATCGCGTAGCTATGCAAGAGCCCATGGCAGGGAAGATAATTCTCGTGCTGAGAGTCGGACAGATTCAAGaagtgaaacaagaaatgaatccaGAACATCTGGAAGAAGCAGAGGGAGAGGTCCTGAATTAACAGACAAGG TAGGCAATCGAGGAACAAGAGGCTCTCAAGTTGATAGTCATAATTCTAGTAGTAGCTACCATGACAACTGGGAATCACGGAGCAATTACCCTGACAGGGATCGCTATGAAAGCCGTGAACATGCAAGAGATTCTTCTTTTGAAAGAAGACACGGAGAAAGGGATAAGCGTGACAATAGAGAAAGAG ATCAGAGGCAAAGCTCACCCATACGACACCAGGGAAGAAATGATGATATTGATCGTGATGAAAGACTGGAAGAACGAAGAGTAGACAGGAATGAAGATAGGAGGGATGAAAGACCTAGGGagcgagaaagggagagggaaagagagagagaagcagaacGTGATCGGGCCCGTGAGCGAGaacgtgagagagaaagagataaggaCAGGGAACGGGAACGGGATAGAGAACATGACAGAGAACGGGACCGAGAACGGGAAAGGGAGCGGGAAAGAGaacgggaaagagaaagagaacgagaaagggaaagagagcggGGCCGGGAAAGAGACAAAGAACGGGAACGACAGAGAGAGTGGGATGACAAAGAGCGAGGAAGAGAAGAACGCAGGGACAAGAGAGAAGATGTTCGTGAAGAAAGGACCACAAGAGATAGTCGTGAAGAGAGGAAATCAAa AAAACGTCACAGAAATGAAAGTAGCCCCAGCCCTCGGAAATCTCCTAAACGCCGCCGTGAGCATTCACCTGATAGTGATGCCTACAATAGTGGAGAAGATCAGA atGAAAAACGACGTTTATTGAGTCAGGTTGTACGTCCTCAGGAATCACGTTCACTTAGTCCTTCACGCCTTTCAGAAGAGAAGCAGAGCCGTtggaaagagagcgagagaaagcCAGAGCGAAAGGAAAGCCTGAGACATTATGAAGAAAGCGATTACAAAGAACGGGGTACTTCTGGGGACAAACAGCGAGAGCAGCGAGAGGGAAATGAGAGTACAAGGACCAGAATCCAAGATAATGTAAGCAAACGGGATTCTGAAGAGCACGAGGCAGTAGATCACATGCACGAAGACAAGAAGAAAgctaaaatacagaaaaaaacagcaaagaagaagaaagaggacgaTGGTGGTGGGTTAGAGCGCTATATCAGTGAACTGCCAGTGGAGAAAACTCCAGTGTTTTCTCCCAAGAAaggtcagaaaaagaaaaatgctgaaaAGAAGCGCAAGAGATCCAAGGGAGATTCTGAGGCTTCTGAAGAAGACAGTGGCCCccatcagaagaagaaaaaaggcccCAGGACACCACCCGTAACCATGAAAGAAGAAGTGGTGGCAGCAGCACCTGAGAAAACTGCAGTAGTGGAAGTTGTTCCCAAGAGGGAGGACACAACGTTTAGTGACTGGTCAGATGAAGACGTTCCAGAGCGTGGGGAAACGGTTCTAGAAAGGACTTCTGAGGAGCCCCATAGAACTAGCCACCGTACACGAGGCGAAACCATGGAGGTTTCTCATGGGGTTGAAGAAACCCCTCACCTCCGCCCTGCAGAGCAGAAGCGTAGCAGCAGCCTCTGTAGCAACAGGAGCCGTACTTCAAGTAGACTCCGATCACCCTCTAATGATTCTGCACATCGCAGCGGAGATGACCAGGCGGCAGTTAAGAAGATCTTACACAGCAGTTCAAGCGACAGAGACCAGAGATGCCTTGAAATTGCAGGAGAGCGGAAGTCCAGAATCGATCAGCTGAAACGAGGGGTTGCCAGCCGTAGCACCTCTTCTG ATCGACAAGATTCAAGGAGTCACAGTTCAAGGCGAAGTTCTCCTGAATCTGATCGCCAAGGTCACTCCAGATCTGGGTCCTTTGACAGCAGAGAAAGAGTGCAGGACAGAGACCGACATGAGCATGATCGTGAACGGGAAAGAGAGAGACGAGACGGGAGGCAGAGAGATTGGGACCGAGAGGCAGCTAAATCAGAATGGTTGAGGAGCAGAGACCGGGACAGGATTCGGGAACGAGACAGACAGCGAGAAAAACGAAGAGATCTGGACCGTGAAAAAGAACGCCCGCTCtctgaaactctggaaagagagagaggtgtcAGCACTTCCTCTCAAGCAGAAATATCCAAGCACAGTGAGACAAAAGCAAGTAAAGATCATCAGGCTTTTGAGGCCACCTCTCTGGATTCTTCTTCCCAAGAGAAGGAAAGGCAGGATAAAGACCTAAGTTCTTTGCAAGGATTTGAAGATGGAATTGAAGCAGAGAAAGTGGAGAACGTAGAAG GTGGAGATgatgaaacaaaaatagatgaTATGCAGTCAATGGAATCCGGTGCTGGAGAATATGAGCCAATCAGTGATGATGAATTGGATGAAATTTTGGCAGGTGATGCTGAAAAAAGAGACGATCAGCAAGATGAGGAGAAGATGCCAG ATCCGGTGGATGTCATTGATGTAGATTGGTCTAGCCTGATGCCAAAACGGCCAAAAGAGCCCCGGGAGCCTGGAGCTGCTCTCTTAAAATTTACTCCAGCTGCTGTTATGTTAAGAGTTGGCATTTCTAAACAACTGGCTGGCCCTCAGCTCTTCACAAAGATAAAAGAAACTTGCCAGAGATCTTTGGAGAAACCTAAAG ATGCAGAGAGCCTTTTTGAGCATGAATTTGGGGCTTTGAATATGGCTGCCCTACTGCGAAAAGAAGAGCGAGCCGGACTGCTGTGCAACCTGGGTCCTTGCTGTAAAGCTCTTTGCTTTCGGAGGGATTCTGCAATCCGCAAGCAGCTTGTGAAAAATGAAAAG GGTACAACAAAACAAACCTACACAAATCCTCCAGTGGTGGACAATGAGTTGCTACGGCTAAGCCTTCGATTGTTTAAACGCAAGACTGTGCAGCAAGGGTCTGGACCAGATAAGACAGAAGACActaaactttcacaaccatatgtTCCAGAAATGTGCCTGTCCTGA